The Lepeophtheirus salmonis unplaced genomic scaffold, UVic_Lsal_1.4 unplaced_contig_5295_pilon, whole genome shotgun sequence genome has a window encoding:
- the LOC121131394 gene encoding large ribosomal subunit protein eL13 gives MWFNQSIQKTLRRKKRIAKAKVLYPCPLKKLKPVVNCQSQRYQNKKKLGRGFTIEELAEAGFKSVNEAKSLRIAVDQKRKNKSNETYEENVLRLKEYMSKVKNYESKEAVKNDNIKLNTKEVLPFQKFADQRIQFIDSKNLKNFSI, from the coding sequence atgtggtTTAACCAAAGTATTCAGAAAACTctaagaagaaagaaaagaattGCAAAAGCTAAAGTGTTATATCCATGTCCACTAAAGAAATTAAAGCCTGTAGTTAACTGTCAGTCACaaagatatcaaaataaaaagaagttggGCAGGGGATTTACAATTGAGGAATTGGCAGAAGCAGGTTTTAAGTCTGTAAATGAAGCAAAATCGCTCAGAATTGCAGTTGaccagaaaaggaaaaataaaagcaaCGAAACTTATGAGGAAAATGTTTTGAGACTTAAGGAATATATGTCCAAAGTAAAGAATTATGAATCAAAAGAAGCTGTtaagaatgataatattaaattaaatacgaAAGAAGTCCTACCATTTCAAAAATTCGCAGATCAGAGAATTCAATTTATTGATTCTAAAAATCtaaagaatttttcaatttaa